A region from the Vicia villosa cultivar HV-30 ecotype Madison, WI linkage group LG3, Vvil1.0, whole genome shotgun sequence genome encodes:
- the LOC131659909 gene encoding uncharacterized protein LOC131659909: MEYLHRCLRKLQCNPQFRFHPKCAKLGITNICFADDLILFARGDTVSVQLIMQAVKGFSQATGLKANPLKCKVFFGGVKPDDQTDILNITGFTAGSFPFKYLGVPITSRKLHIALYQPLIDRIVHRIQNWTASFLSYAGRRQLIQSVLNAMTSYWMQIYPMPKKVIHHICAICRSFLWNSRDGINRKSPIAWESVCEPRKAGGLNLVDLHCWNKATIIKLLWNLQAKDDKLWVMWMHIYYLKGQPINSWRIPTNCSWIMKKMMSYREDMTNSTYWSNSLQAGRYITRCMYRELRGEKDPTPWYKFFYQNAAKPRARFIMWIALWDRLPTKSRLARFGIITNVEYMFCRMEDTQEHLMFDCGVTRNIWRLILQWIGVNRIPTGWQNEKQWLCEETSRKGWKRMLLKVVAAETVYAIWELRNAIIFKGHKVDDELPERIRTNIATRCNGVPKLKNHVSLEDLSIR; the protein is encoded by the coding sequence ATGGAATATTTGCATCGATGCTTAAGGAAGTTGCAGTGTAACCCTCAATTTAGATTCCACCCGAAGTGTGCCAAATTGGGAATCACCAATATTTGCTTTGCTGACGACCTAATTCTATTTGCAAGGGGAGACACTGTTTCGGTCCAGCTCATTATGCAGGCAGTAAAAGGATTCTCTCAAGCAACAGGCTTGAAAGCAAACCCTCTGAAGTGTAAGGTTTTCTTTGGGGGAGTTAAACCTGATGATCAAACtgatattttaaatattactGGCTTTACTGCAGGTTCCTTTCCGTTTAAGTATCTTGGTGTCCCAATCACCAGTAGGAAGCTCCATATTGCTTTGTACCAACCCCTTATTGACAGGATTGTCCACAGGATACAGAATTGGACTGCTAGCTTCCTGAGTTATGCGGGCAGAAGACAACTCATCCAAAGTGTGTTGAATGCCATGACCTCCTACTGGATGCAAATTTATCCAATGCCAAAGAAGGTGATACATCACATTTGTGCAATCTGCAGGAGTTTTCTATGGAACAGTAGGGATGGAATCAATAGGAAATCTCCCATTGCTTGGGAATCAGTTTGTGAACCTAGGAAAGCTGGAGGGTTGAACTTGGTGGACCTACACTGCTGGAATAAAGCAACTATCATAAAACTCTTATGGAATCTTCAGGCAAAAGATGACAAATTGTGGGTCATGTGGATGCATATTTACTATCTGAAGGGACAGCCAATTAACTCGTGGAGAATACCAACCAACTGTTCGTGGATTATGAAGAAAATGATGAGCTATAGGGAAGATATGACTAACAGTACCTATTGGAGTAACTCTCTGCAGGCTGGGAGGTATATTACCAGATGCATGTACAGGGAGCTCAGGGGTGAGAAGGATCCTACCCCATGGTACAAATTCTTTTACCAGAATGCGGCGAAGCCTCGAGCTAGATTCATCATGTGGATTGCACTTTGGGACAGGTTGCCTACAAAAAGTAGACTAGCCCGGTTTGGCATTATAACGAACGTTGAATACATGTTCTGCAGGATGGAGGATACACAAGAACATCTCATGTTTGATTGTGGGGTCACAAGGAACATTTGGCGGTTGATTTTGCAGTGGATTGGTGTAAACAGAATTCCAACTGGCTGGCAGAATGAGAAACAATGGCTATGTGAGGAAACTTCTAGAAAAGGATGGAAAAGAATGCTACTTAAGGTGGTTGCGGCTGAAACAGTCTATGCCATATGGGAGCTACGAAACGCAATTATTTTCAAGGGCCACAAGGTGGATGATGAACTCCCAGAGAGAATTCGCACAAACATTGCGACTAGATGCAATGGTGTCCCTAAGCTTAAGAATCATGTTAGCTTAGAAGACCTTAGCATTAGGTAA